In Micromonospora cremea, the genomic window CCGGAGGCCGCCACCACCTACGCGATCGACCGGGACACCGCCGAGCGGTACGCGATCCGCCGGTACGGCTTCCACGGCACCTCACACGCGTACGTCTCCCGGCGCACCGCCGAACTGCTGGGCCGCCCGTACGAGCAGCTCAGAACCATCACCCTGCACCTCGGCAACGGGGCCAGCGCCTGCGCGGTGGCGGACGGCCGCAGCGTCGCCACCTCGATGGGCATGTCCCCGCTGGAGGGGCTGGTGATGGGGACCCGCAGCGGCGACCTGGACCCGGCCGTGATCTTCCACCTGCGCCGGGAGGGTGGGCTGTCGGTGGACGAGATCGACGACCTGCTGAACCACCGCAGCGGCCTGCTCGGGCTGACCGGCGTCAACGACATGCGCGAGGTGCTCCAGCGCCGGGCGGCCGGGGACCAGGCCGCGGAGCTGGCCTTCGACGTGTACTGCCGGCGGATCACCGGCTATGTGGGCGCGTACTACGCGTTGCTCGGCCGGGTCGACGCGATCGCCTTCACCGCCGGGGTGGGCGAGCACGCGGCGCCGGTCCGGGCCGCCGCGCTGGCCGGACTGGACCGGCTCGGCATCGCCGTGGACCCGGACCGCAACGCGGGGAAGGGTGACCGGGTGATCTCGCCCGAGGACGCCGAGGTGACCGTCTGCGTCATTCGCACCGACGAGGAACGGGAGATCGCCCGGCAGGCCCGGGCCGTGGTCGGAGCCGGCTGACGCCATCCCGGCGGCCCGTCACAGAGGCCGCCGCTCGGCGCCGGTCAGCGCCCGGGCCACACCGGCCGGCTCCGGCTCAGCGCAGCGCGAGCCAGGCGACGATGGCCACCAGCAGCACGACGACCACCGCCGCACCGATGATCAGCGGCAGGCGCGACGGGGACTCCGCCGGCGCGGTGGCCTCCGGCGTCTGGGTGAACGCGCGGAACGCCTCGGTGTTGCCGCTGGGGTCGGTGTAGTTCTCAGGCATGCCGGTGACCCTAGCGAAACCGGTCGCGGCGCACCGCCCCCGCCCATCCCGCCCGGCGTGTCGACCCGGCCGGCGGAGCTGACCCGACCCGGCCGGTGGGTGCAGCCGGGCCGGACGGCGGGGTCGCTGCCCACACCCGGGCACCTACCGTGGAACGATGGGGGCGGGTCGGCTGATCGCCGTACTGGTGACAGCGCTGCTGGCCGGCTGCGCGCCGGCCACCGCCGTGGCGGACGGGTCCACCGCCGCCCCGGACGGGCCGCCGTCGGCGCGCCGGGCGCCCGAGGGGTCGTACGTCGTCGGCGTGCGTACGCTCACCCTCGATCCCCGCTCGGCGCGCCCCCTGCCGGTGACCATCTGGTACCCGGCATCGCCCGGCGGGGTGGCCGCCGGGCGGTTTCCGGTGGTCATCTACAGCCACGGCCTGGACAGCCTGCCCGGGCTGCACGCCGAGCTGACCACCCGCTGGGCGGCGGCCGGTTTCGTGGTGGCCGCTCCGGCGTTCCCGCACACCCGGCGCGGTGCCGCCCGGTTCACCCGGGCCGACGTCCGCAACCAGCCGGCCGACTGCTGGCGGCTCATTCGGCACCTGAGCGGCCTCGACACCGACCCCGGTGACCCGCTCGCCGGCCATCTGGACCTGGCGTCGATCGCCGCCGCCGGCCACTCGGCCGGCGGCTTCACCACGGCCGGCATGTTCACCGAGGGGCACCCGGCCCGGCTGCGCGCCGGGATCGTGATCGCCGGGGGCGGCCTGCCCGGCAGTTTCGCCGGACCGGTCGCGCCCCTGCTCTTCGTGCACGGCACGGCCGACCCGGTGGTGCCGGTCGCGGTCGGCCGGGCCGCGTACGGGCGCACCCGCGGGCCGGCCGCCTTTCTCAGCCTGCTCGGCCAGGACCACGGCGCGTACCTCACCCCGGGCAGTCCGGGGTTCGCCCCGGTCCTCGCCAGCACCACCGACTTCCTTCGCTGGACCCTCTACGACAACAGCGCGGCCGGCGCCCGCCTCCCCGCCGACGCCCGCGCCCCCACCCTGACCCACTACGAGTCCCGCCCGGCCCGCTGACGCCCCTGCCAGGCACGCAGAAGACTGAGCGCTGGGTCACCGCCCGGCCACGCCACGTCAAACCCGGCCAGGCGGGTCAGCAGGGCAAGGCACAATTGGATTCATGTCCCGTCGCGTCACCCCCGCGCTGCTGGCCAGCGCCCTGCTCACGGCCGGCCTGGTCGGCTGCTCCGCGGACGCCCGGAAGGCCGAGAGCGGGCAGGCGCCGGTCGCGCCCTCCTCCGTCGCCTCGGCGACCCCGCGGGTACCCGCCGGGAGCGCGCCACAGCGAGCCTTCGCCGTCGGCGTACGCCAGCTCAAGCTGAACCGGGACGGCCGGGCGCTGCCGGTGACGCTCTGGTACCCGGCGACCGGGGATGCCGGCGGCGCGGCCAAGCGGTCGGCGGCGGCCGCGGAGGGCCGGTTCCCCGTGGTGATGTTCAGTCACGGCCTGGGCGGGCGGCCCGACGACTACGCCACGCTGCTGACCCGGTGGGCGGCGGCGGGCTTCGTGGTGGCCGCGCCGGCCTTCCCGCACACCGCCCGGGGCGGCGACGGCAACGTCCTCGACGTGCTCAACCAGCCGGCCGACGTCTCCTACGCGCTGACACAGGTGCTGGCGCTCGACGGCACGGCCGGCGACCCGTTGCGCGGCCGGCTGGACGCCGACCGGGTGGCTGCCGCCGGGCACTCGGCCGGCGGGGTGACCACCATCGGTCTCTTCACCGCCAGCCGGGACGAACGGCTGGACGCCGGCGTGGTGTTCGCCGGCACGGCGCTCGGCGTGGGTACGGCGTTCGCCGGCGCGGCCGCGCCCCAGCTGTTCGTGCACGGCGAGCTGGACGAGGTGGTCGACTACGCGGCGGGCCGGGCCGCGTACGACAAGGTGCCGTGGCCGAAGGCGATGCTGAGCCTGCCGAAGGGCGACCACGGGCGGGCCCTGCTCAACGACGGCGCGGCGCTGCGGGTGGTCTCGGACACCTCCGTCGAGTTCCTCCGCTGGACGCTCTACGGCGACCCGGCGGCCAAGGGCCGCATCTCCACCGACGCCACCCGCGGCGACATCGCCACCTTCGACGATCACCTCTGACCGTCCGAGCCGCAGGGGGCGCCCGGTGTCAGGCGGTGTGGTCGACGACGACCTTGCCGAAGGCGTGACCGGAGTGCAACCGGGCGAAGGCGTCCCCGACCCGGCTGAACGGGACCACGCTGTCCACCACCGGGCGCACGCCGCTGTCGGCGCAGAACGCCAGCAGCTCGTACAGCTCGCCGGGCGTGCCCATCGAGGTGCCCAGGATCTCCAGCTGCATGGCGAAGACCCGGCGGAGGTTGACCGACGGCTCGTGACCGGCGGTGGCGCCGGACACCACGATCCGGGCCATCGGCGCGGCCGACTTCATCGAGTGGTCGAAGGTTGCCGCGCCGACCGTCTCGATCACCACGTCGACCCGTTCCGGCAGCCGGGCACCGGGTTCCACGGCGGTGGCGCCGAGCGCGGTGATCCGATCCCGTTTGGTGGCGTCGCGGCTGGTCGCGTACACCCGCTTGCCCATCGCGACGGCGAGCGCGACGGCCGCGGTGGCCACGCCGCCGCCCGCGCCCTGCACCAGCACGCTGTCGGCGTCCTCGACGCGGCCCTTGGTGGTCAGCATCCGCCACGCGGTCAGCCAGGCCGTGGGCAGGCAGGCCGCGTCGGTCGCCGGCATCCCGTCGGGCAGCGGGACCAGGTTCGACCGGGGTACGGCGACCCGCTCGGCGAGGGTCCCGGGGAAGTGCTCGGAGAGGATGGAGACCCCGCGCGGGTCACCCTGGGTGACCACCACCGGGTAGACGACCACCTCGTTGCCCTCCGGGTCCACACCGACCGCGTCGCAGCCGAGGATCATCGGCAGCTGAGCCTCGGTGAGCCCCACCCCGCGCAGTGACCAGAGGTCGTGGTGGTTGAGCGAGGTGGCCCGCACCTGCACGGTCACCCAGTCGTCGGCCGGGTGGGTCGGCTCGGGCCGCTCACCGACAGTCAGGGCGGCGAGCGGATCGGCGTCGTCGAAGCGGGAGGCGAAGGCAGCACGCATGATCGGCACGGTAACAAGCTGAGCGCTGGTTAAGAAGGGGCCTCCCCCGGCACGGGATGTCAGGAAGGGCCTGTTCCTATGCAGCAGGCGTCAACAAGGTGCCCTTCCTTACCGGCGGGCGACACCGTCGCGGCGGGCGGCTTCGGCGACGGCCGCGGCGACGGCCGGCGCGACGCGCGGGTCCAGCGGCGACGGGACGATCGCCTCGGCGGTCAGCGACTCGGCCACCACCGCGGCGATGGCGTCCGCGGCGGCGACCTTCATTCCCTCGGTGATCCGGGTGGCCCGCGCGTCCAGCGCGCCCCGGAACACACCGGGGAAGGCGAGCACGTTGTTGATCTGATTGGGGTAGTCGCTGCGCCCGGTGGCGACCACCGCGACGTGCCGGGCGGCCACCTCGGGGTGCACCTCCGGGGTCGGGTTGGCCAGCGCGAACACGATTCCGCCGGGCGCCATGCCGGCGACCGCGGCCTCCGGGATCTGCCCGCCGGACACGCCGATCAGCACGTCCGCGCCGCGCAGCGCTTCGGTGATGTCGCCGCGGCGGCCGTCGGCGTTGGTGGTCGCGGCCAGCTCGGCCTTGGTGCCGGTCAGCTCGGTGCGGTGCCGGCCGATGATCCCCTTGGAGTCGCAGACCACCACCTGATCAGGGTTGACGCCCCCGGCGACCAGCATCTTCGTCACGGCCACGCCGGCCGCGCCGGCGCCGCTCACCGCGACCCGCAGGTCACCGAGCTTGCGGTTGAGCAGGGTGGCCGCGTTGCGCAGCGCGGCGAGCACCACGATCGCGGTGCCGTGCTGGTCGTCGTGGAAGACCGGGATGTCCAGCGCCTCGTCGAGCCGGCGCTCCACCTCGAAGCAGCGCGGCGCGCTGATGTCCTCCAGGTTGATTCCGCCGAACGAGGGGGCCAGCGCCCGCACCACCGCGACGATCTCGTCCACGTCCTGGGTGTCCAGACAGACCGGCACCGCGTCGACCCCGGCGAACTGCTTGAACAGCACCGCCTTGCCCTCCATCACCGGCAGCGCGGCACGCGGGCCGATGTTGCCGAGCCCGAGCACCGCCGACCCGTCGGTGACCACCGCGACGGTGTGCGACACCCAGGTGTAGTCGTCGACCAGGCCGGGGTCGGCGGCGATCGCCTCGCACACCCGGGCCACCCCCGGGGTGTACGCGAGGGAGAGGTCCTCCCGGCTGGTGAGCGGCACCGTCGAGGTGACGGCCATCTTGCCGCCCCGGTGCAGCTGGAAGACGGGATCAGCGGGGTCCACGGTGGACGAAGACATGGTGGTGACTCCAGGATCTGTCGAGCAGACGGGGCGGCCGGCCCGGCCGCGAGGTGGGCGGCGAGCGGTGGCACGCGGTGCGGGGGGTCACCCGGGCACTTTCCGAGCATAGTGTCGACACTGCCACTCGGATGTGAGCAGGGTCATAACAGTCGACGCGGGACCCGCCCGGGGCGCGGCCAGTAGCGGGCCACCACGCGTCCCCGCACGTCGGCCACCCCGTACGCGCGGGAGTCGTCGGTGACCAGGTCGTTGTCCCCGCGTAGCCACCAGCCGCCGTCCTGCGGTCGGACCGCCCGCTTCACCACCAGCAGCTCGGGACGGGTCCGGAAGACCGCGACCACCACGTCACCGGGGCGGATCGGGCGACCCCGGGGGCGCACCAGCACCGCGTCGCCGTGCCGCAGCGTCGGCGCCATGGACGGGCCGGTCACCAGGACAGCGGTCAGCGGCCTCCGCAGCCGGGGCGCCTCCGCCGGGTGATCGGGCCGCACTGGTTTCACCTCCATCCGCTTCGGGGAGCATTCCCAGGAGTAATGTCGCCTTTGATCATCGCAAACTTCCCATGGAGGATCCCGATGCGACTTCCGCGCATCCTTGCGCCCCGCGTCACCGCGAGCGCTCACTGCGACCTGCCGTGCGGCGTCTACGACCCGGCTCAGGCCCGGATCGAGGCCGAGTCGGTCAAAATGATCTGCGAGAAGTACCAGGCGAACACGGACCCGGAGTTCCGCACCCGGGCGATCATCATCAAGGAGCAGCGCGCCGAGCTGGTCAAGCACCACCTGTGGGTGCTCTGGACCGACTACTTCAAGGCCACGCACTTCGAGAAGTACCCGCAGCTGCACCAGCTGTTCAACGAGGCCACCAAGCTCGCCGGCTCCGGTGGGGTCAAGGGCAGCCTCGACCCGGCCACCGCCGACAAGCTGCTGCAGAAGATCGACGACATCTCGAAGATCTTCTGGGAGACCAAGAAGGCGTGACCTCACCCGTCACTCCGACGATCCGGCCGGCACGTCCCCAGGATGTGCCGGCCGTCGTCGCCATGGTCCACGAGCTGGCGGAGTACGAACGCGCTCCCGACCAGTGCCACCTCACCACCGAGCAGTTGACCTCCGCCCTGTTCGGGGCCGCGCCGGCGCTCTTCGGCCACGTCGCGGTCGACGAGCACGACCAGCCGATCGGCTTCGCGCTGTGGTTCCTCAACTTCTCCACCTGGGCCGGGCTGCACGGCATCTACCTGGAGGACCTCTACGTCCGACCGGCCGCCCGGGGCACCGGCGCGGGTCGGCTGCTGCTCGCCACCCTGGCCGACATCTGCGTACGACGCGGATACCGGCGACTGGAGTGGTTGATGATCGACTGGAACCCGGCGGCCGGGTTCTACGCCTCGATCGGCGCGGAGCAGATGAACGAGTGGGTCCCCTACCGGCTCAGCGGCGACGCACTGCACGACCTCGCCAGCCAGGCCACCGCCGCCGGCACGCGTCCGGGCGGCTGACCGGGTAGAGTCCCCGACCGGGGGGATGAGGCGTGACTCAACTGACCGGCCAGCCAGCGACCGACGACGACGTGGTGCACCTCACGGTGCCCGCCGACGGCGGTTACCTCGGCGTGCTCCGTACCGCCACCGCCGGTCTCGCGGCCCGGTTGCAGTTCGCGCTCGACGAGATCGAGGATCTGCGGATCGCGGTCGACGAGGCATGCGCCATGCTGCTCGCGATCGCCACCCGCGACGCCGAGCTGGAGTGCCGGTTCTCGGTCACCGAGGACGCGCTGACCGTCGAGGTGACCGTGCCGACCGTGCGCGGCGCGACGCTCCCCGCCGAGTCGTCCTTCGCCTGGAAGGTGCTCACCGCGCTGACCACGTCGGCGTCCGCCACGGCCGCCGACGGCCGGGCGACGATCTCGCTGCTCACCCGCCGCTCCAGCGGCTACTGACCGACCCGCCGCCTCGGCACGCGCCGAGCGCGGTCACTCGAAACCGAGCGCCCGGGTCGTCGGGGGGCTGACCAACAGCCAGCTGACGCCCAGGCCCAGTGCCATCAGCGGCACGCCGAGCCAGCCCAGCCCGGCCTGGATCATGAACCACCCGATCGGCAGCAGCATCAGCTGGAGCACGATGGCGGGAGCACGCGCACCGGCCTGACGGCGCAGCAGCGCGCGGCCCAGTGCCCAGAGCGCGGCCGCCGCCCCGACGGCGAACGCGGTCACCAGCAGCGCCGACAGCAGATCGCTGGTGGCGGCGGTGAGATCGGCCCAGACCAGCCAGGCGGCGATCAGCCCGACGGCGACGGCCTCCGCCCACAGCAGTCGGACCGCCCAGCGGAGCGTGACGGGAATCGGGGCCGAGTCGATGGTCACGCGCGCCACGATACCCGGGCTACCGGGAGGTACAGTGCCGCCCATGCGGGCCGTCCTGGTGGTCAATCCGAAGGCCACCACCACCAGCGAACGCAGCCGGGACGTGCTTGTCCGGGCGCTGCGCAGCGAAGTCGACCTCAGCGTGCGCTACACCCGCCGGCGTGGGCACGCCATGGCGCTGGCCCGGGAGGCCGCCGCGGAGGGGGTCGACCTCGTCGTCACCCTGGGTGGCGACGGCACCGTCAACGAGGTGGTGAACGGCCTGATGACGGCCGAGCCGCCCGCCGGCGCCGATGGGGCCACGCTGGCGGAGCGGCTGCCCGCGCTGGCGACCGTTCCGGGTGGCTCGACGAACGTGTTCGCCCGGGCGCTGGGCCTGCCCCGGGAGTGGCCGGAGGGGACCAGCATGATCCTCGAAGGCGTGCGGCTGGGTCGGCACCGGACGATCGGGCTGGGTCGCGCGGACGACCGCTACTTCACCTTCTGCGCGGGGTTCGGCCTGGACGCCGCCGTGATCCACCGGGTGGAGCAGGCCCGCCGTCGGGGGCGCGTCTCCACGCCGAGCCTCTACCTGCGCTCGATCATGAACCAGTACTTCCTCGCCTCGGACCGGCGGCACCCGGCGATCACGTTGGAGCGTCCCGGCGAGCCGGCGGAGGGCGAGCTCGCCACCGTCATCATCCAGAACACCGCGCCGTGGACGTACCTGGGCGATCGGGAGATCAACCCGAACCCGGAGGCGTCGTTCGATCTCGGGCTGGACGTGCTGGCGTTGCGTCAGCTCCGGGTTGCCAGTACGACACGGACGGTGACCCAGTTCTTGTCTCGGCGGCCGGATCCACGCGGCCGGCAGGTGTTACGACTCCATGACACAGCGGAGTTCACCCTGCTCTCCAGCCGCCCGCAGGCGTTCCAGCTGGACGGCGACTACCTGGGCGAGCGGGAGAAAGTCAGATTCACATCCGTTCCCGCCGCACTGAGAGTAATCTGCTAGGTCTCGGGTACTGCCCTAGGTCGACGCGGCCGCCACAACTGCATCGACGCGGTCGCCGCCACACCGAGGGGCAGGTGCCGGAAATGTCAGCAATGTCACGCGGACTGTACTATATTGATCCTCGGCAGTGGCACGGCGGGTAACCAGGAAGGCACTGGAACCCGGACAAATGGGTTGTGGGCTTGCTCACCGCCCGGAGTTTTTCCGAGCGTCACCCTTGACATCGCGAGTGTTCGTGAAAGTATTCACAAGCGAACTTGAGTTACCGGGACATTGCCTGGATATGCTCGTCAGGTTGAGCTGTTCCAGCAGGTCCCCAGGGCTAACTGCCTGCTCACGCACTGCCGAATGGACCGACGCGAACTGTCACCATCGGCACTGCGGATGCATATAGGAAAAGCACTACAAGCAATAATTGCCACCCCATCCAGAATGAGGAGTGTTGCCGCCATGGACTGGCGTCACCATGCTGTCTGCCGCGACGAGGACCCGGAGCTGTTCTTCCCTATCGGGACGTCCGGACCGGCTCTCCTGCAGGTCGAGCAGGCCAAGGCCGTCTGCAGGCGCTGCTCCGTGACCGACCAGTGCCTGCAGTGGGCGCTCGAGTCGGGTCAGGACGCCGGCGTCTGGGGCGGAATGAGCGAGGAGGAGCGGCGCGCTGTCAAGCGTCGCGGCGGCCTCCGCGTGCTGCGCGCTCACTCCGCCTGATCCCACGACACAGCTGTACGCCCCGGCGGGTCCGCCCGCCGGGGCGTTCCGCTGTTCTGCGCCGCTGACGCGCCACACCGCACACCTCGGCGCGAGCTCACGCACCTCACCTGCCGAACCGATCGCGACGTCCACCGACCACGGATACCCGCTGCCCCGCACTCTGATCATTCGCGGCCAGCGACCTCGGTCACACCGCCGACGCCGGGACGCACCGACCGGACCGCTCGTCGACCCGCCGCAGCACCAGCTCGACCAGCTCCGGGGCGTCGGTCAACGGGTCGGCCACCGCCACCGCGCCGGCCGCCCGGGCCGCCTCGGCCACCGCGTCGTGAAAGAGACCCGGTGCCAGGAAGTACCCGGCAACCGCCACCCGGCGAGCGCCGGCCGCCCGTAGCCGGGCCACCGCGACACCGGTCGCCGGCGGGGCCGCCGAGGCGTACGACACCCGGCAGGGCACCCCGAACTCCGCGCCGAGCGCGTCCGCCACCAGGCCCACCGAGCCACGCGCCCGCGCGTCCCGGGTGCCCGCCGCGGCCAGCACCAGCGCGTCGAAGCGACCCGTACACGACTCGCCGAGCCGGCGCCGCAGCCCGGCCACCAGATCCCGGTCCACCGTCCCGTCCGCCGGGCCGAGCACGTCGGTCACCCCTACCGCCAGCGGAGGCCCGGTCTGCGCCGCGGCGGCGACGGCCGCCGGGATGTCGACCCGATGGTGGTACGCGGCGGTCAGCAGCAGCGGCACCAGCACCGCGCGGCGGTGGCCGGCCGCCGCCAACCCACGCAGCACCTCGGTCGGCCCCGGCTCGGTGTGGTCCAGCCAGCTCGTCCACACCGGGGTGCCCGGACGGGCTGCCGACACCGCCCGGCCCAGCGCCCGGGTGGCCTCGGCCGCTCGGGGATCACGGCTGCCGTGCGCGACCAGCACCACCGGGTCCGCCCCGCCGGCCGTGCGGAGGCCGGTCGGGGTCGTCAACGGGGAGGTCAGACGTGCAGTCCGCACTCGGTCTTCTCGAACATGGCCCACCGGCCGGCCCGCGCGTCCTCGCCGGCCTTCGTCCGACGGGTGCACGGCCAGCAGCCGATCGAGCCGTAGCCCTGCTTGAACAGCTCGTTGACCGGCACGTTCCAGCGGGCGATGTAGGCGTCCACGTCGCCCTGCGACCAGGCCGCGATCGGGTTGACCTTGACCTTGCCGCGCCGCCCGTCGAAGGTCACCACCGGCGTGTTGGCCCGGGTCGGCGACTCGTCCCGACGCAGGCCGGCGGCCCAGGCGTCGTACCCGGTCAGTGCCCGCTCCAGCGGCTCCACCTTGCGCAGCTGGCAGCAGTCGTCGGGCGACTTGTTGAACAGCCGAGGACCGTACTGGCCGTCCTGCTGACCGACGGTGAGCCGAGGCCGGATCGACCGGACGTTCACCGGGAGCGTCCGTGCCACCTCGTCCCGCACCCGGAGGGTCTCCGGGAAGTGCAGGCCGGTGTCGAGGAAGACCACGTCCACCCCCGGGGCCACCCGGGACACCAGGTGAGCCAGCACGGCGTCGGCCATCGAGCTGGTGACGCAGAACCGGTCGCCGAAGGTCTGTGCCGCCCAACGGGCGATCTCCAGCGCCGGGGCGCCCTCCAGTTCCCGACCCGCCTGCTCGGCCAGCGCCCGCAGCTCGTCGGGGCTGCGTCGGACCGGATCGGCCGGCGTCGGACCGCCCGGACCGACCAGGCCCAGGCCTGCGGCGGAGACGAGGCTCATTGGATCACCGCCCGGGACAGCAGCCCGGTGAACTTCACCGAGAAGACCCGGGTGCAGGCGTGGCACTCCCAGGCGCCGTGCCCCGCCTCGTGCGGCCGCAGATCCTCCTCGCCGCAGTACGGGCAGTACAGGGGTGCCGCTCGGTTCTCACTGCTCATCGCAGGTCCTCCTCGTCGACTCTGATCACCCAGTTGGCGAACGTCTCGCCCTCGCTCCGGCCGGCCAGGTAGCGGCGGGCCAGTCGTTCCACGTACTCCGGAAGCTCCTCGGCGGTGGTCTTCAGGCCGCGCAGCTTGCGCCCGAAGCCGGCGGTCTGCCCCTGCGCCATGCCCAGGCCGCCACCCAGGTGCACCTGGAAGCCCTCGACGTGCCGCCCGTCCGGGCCGACCACCAGCTGGCCCTTGAGCCCGATGTCGGCCACCTGGGTGCGCGCGCAGGCGTTCGGGCAGCCGTTGATGTGGATCGAGATGTCGGCGTCGAAGTCGCGCAGCCGCTGCTCCAGCCGAGCCACCAGCTCCTCGCCGCGGGCCTTCGTCTCGACGATGGCGAGCTTGCAGTACTCGATGCCGGTGCACGCCATGGTGCCGCGCCGCCAGGCCGACGGCCGGGCCTCCAGGCCGATCCCCCGCAGAGCGTCCACCAACGACTCGGTCCGCTCCGACGGCACGTCGAGCACCAGCAGCTTCTGGTACGGGGTGAGCCGCACCCGATCGCTGCCGTGCGCCTCGACCACGTCGGCGAGCTGGGCGAGCTGCCCACCGGAGACCCGCCCGACCACCGGGGCGGCCCCGACGTAGTGCCGCCCGTCAGCCTGCTCGTGCACCCCCACGTGGTCGATCGGCTTCGCCGGCAGGTCCGGCGCCGGGCCGTCGAGCAGCGTCCGGCCGAGATAGTCCTTCTCCAGGACCTCGCGGAAGCGCTCCACGCCCCAGTCGGCCACCAGGAACTTCAGTCGGGCCCGGTTGCGCAGCCGCCGGTAGCCGTAGTCGCGGAAGATCCCGACCACGCCGGCCCACACGTCGGGGACCTCGGCCAGCGGCACCCAGACGCCGAGTCGCTGGGCCAGCATCGGGTTGGTGGAGAGGCCACCACCGACCCAGACGTCGAAGCCGGGGCCGTGCTCCGGGTGGTCGACGCCGAGGAAGGCGATGTCGTTCGACTCGTACGGGGTGTCCACCAGCCAGGAGATCGACGTCTTGAACTTGCGGGGCAGGTTGGAGAACTGCTTGTCACCGATGTACCGGGCGACGATCTCGTCGATCGCCGGCGTCGGGTCGACCAGCTCGTCGCGGGCCACCCCGGCGACCGGGCTGCCCAGCACGATTCGGGGGCAGTCGCCGCACGCCTCGGTGGTCTGCAGGCCGACCGACTCCAGTCGGTGCCAGATCTCCGGCATGTCCTCGACCCGGATCCAGTGGTACTGGATGTTCTGCCGGTCGGTGATGTCAGCGGTGTCCCGGGCGAACTCCCGGGAGATGTCCGCGATGACCCGCAGCTGGGCCAGGCTGAGCTGACCGGCGTCGATGCGGACCCGGAGCATGAAGAACTCGTCCTCCAGCTCGTGCGGCTCCAGCACGGCGGTGCGCCCACCGTCGATGCCCGCCTTGCGCTGGGTGTAGAGGCCCCACCAGCGGAACCGGCCGCGCAGGTCCTGCGGGTCGATGGAGGCGAAGCCGCCGTGCGCGTAGATGGTCTCGATCCGCGCCCGGACGTTGAGCGGGTCGTCGTCCT contains:
- a CDS encoding diacylglycerol/lipid kinase family protein yields the protein MRAVLVVNPKATTTSERSRDVLVRALRSEVDLSVRYTRRRGHAMALAREAAAEGVDLVVTLGGDGTVNEVVNGLMTAEPPAGADGATLAERLPALATVPGGSTNVFARALGLPREWPEGTSMILEGVRLGRHRTIGLGRADDRYFTFCAGFGLDAAVIHRVEQARRRGRVSTPSLYLRSIMNQYFLASDRRHPAITLERPGEPAEGELATVIIQNTAPWTYLGDREINPNPEASFDLGLDVLALRQLRVASTTRTVTQFLSRRPDPRGRQVLRLHDTAEFTLLSSRPQAFQLDGDYLGEREKVRFTSVPAALRVIC
- a CDS encoding WhiB family transcriptional regulator; its protein translation is MDWRHHAVCRDEDPELFFPIGTSGPALLQVEQAKAVCRRCSVTDQCLQWALESGQDAGVWGGMSEEERRAVKRRGGLRVLRAHSA
- a CDS encoding sirohydrochlorin chelatase, with product MRTARLTSPLTTPTGLRTAGGADPVVLVAHGSRDPRAAEATRALGRAVSAARPGTPVWTSWLDHTEPGPTEVLRGLAAAGHRRAVLVPLLLTAAYHHRVDIPAAVAAAAQTGPPLAVGVTDVLGPADGTVDRDLVAGLRRRLGESCTGRFDALVLAAAGTRDARARGSVGLVADALGAEFGVPCRVSYASAAPPATGVAVARLRAAGARRVAVAGYFLAPGLFHDAVAEAARAAGAVAVADPLTDAPELVELVLRRVDERSGRCVPASAV
- a CDS encoding phosphoadenylyl-sulfate reductase; translated protein: MSLVSAAGLGLVGPGGPTPADPVRRSPDELRALAEQAGRELEGAPALEIARWAAQTFGDRFCVTSSMADAVLAHLVSRVAPGVDVVFLDTGLHFPETLRVRDEVARTLPVNVRSIRPRLTVGQQDGQYGPRLFNKSPDDCCQLRKVEPLERALTGYDAWAAGLRRDESPTRANTPVVTFDGRRGKVKVNPIAAWSQGDVDAYIARWNVPVNELFKQGYGSIGCWPCTRRTKAGEDARAGRWAMFEKTECGLHV
- a CDS encoding IS1 family transposase, giving the protein MSSENRAAPLYCPYCGEEDLRPHEAGHGAWECHACTRVFSVKFTGLLSRAVIQ
- a CDS encoding nitrite/sulfite reductase, yielding MAVSSIPARSEDPTASAARAATRRPRGEGQWALGHREPLNPNERIKKDDDPLNVRARIETIYAHGGFASIDPQDLRGRFRWWGLYTQRKAGIDGGRTAVLEPHELEDEFFMLRVRIDAGQLSLAQLRVIADISREFARDTADITDRQNIQYHWIRVEDMPEIWHRLESVGLQTTEACGDCPRIVLGSPVAGVARDELVDPTPAIDEIVARYIGDKQFSNLPRKFKTSISWLVDTPYESNDIAFLGVDHPEHGPGFDVWVGGGLSTNPMLAQRLGVWVPLAEVPDVWAGVVGIFRDYGYRRLRNRARLKFLVADWGVERFREVLEKDYLGRTLLDGPAPDLPAKPIDHVGVHEQADGRHYVGAAPVVGRVSGGQLAQLADVVEAHGSDRVRLTPYQKLLVLDVPSERTESLVDALRGIGLEARPSAWRRGTMACTGIEYCKLAIVETKARGEELVARLEQRLRDFDADISIHINGCPNACARTQVADIGLKGQLVVGPDGRHVEGFQVHLGGGLGMAQGQTAGFGRKLRGLKTTAEELPEYVERLARRYLAGRSEGETFANWVIRVDEEDLR